Part of the Flagellimonas eckloniae genome, CTACAGATGTATCATTAATACCCAACGAAGTTCTAAGTCTATTTGGCAAATGAATTTCTTTGCTTCTATCCCCGCCAACAATCAAGAATGCATTAAATGGTGCCAAGCCCAATTGATTAGTGGTAATAGGTGTTGTGAATTTTACAGTAACGGTTGTAGGAACATTCAACATGGTTTCATTATTGTCAAATAGGATGATGACTGCTCTATTTTGTCCTTGTTCAACCCCGTTTGCTGCTACGTTAATAAAGCCTTCTGTCAACACTGTTCCGGTAACTGACTCGATTAAGTTTGGTCCAATACTTTCCAGTTCAATACCAAAGGCATTTGTGAGACCTGCACCATCGGATGTCACTTCAAAATGAATGTCCAATTGTACGGCCATGTTATCTGAATTCAACACCGCGACGAATCTATAATTGATTGCGGTATCGTTAAAATCATAATCTCCCAGAAAAGGCCATAAATCTTCAAATGCAACCGTACCCCAGCCATATTTACTTGGTGTAAATTGCTCAAAAGCTTTATCTGGATCATCTGGAAACTCGTCATTACTATCCGTAATACCATCTCCATCCGTATCTGGATCTACCACGGTATCATCTATAATGCTAAAAGTTGTTAGGTCATTGATAGTACGATCAAACGTTATTCCGCTTGTTGAGTTGGGACCATATCTATATTCCCAACCACCAGTTTGAGTATCCATTACAATTAGGTTGCCATTTGATAAATTATCTGCAAGCCATAATTCCTGATTGGAATCAATTGTCATTGAAGTTGGTTTAAAAGGTAAATCTTCACCGCTGATACGGGTTGCGTCATAATCGCCATCAGAATTTAAGTCAAGTTTATACAGTCCAGAAAATGTACAAACATATATGGTTCCGTCTTCAGCTAAATCCATATCGCCTCCTTGAATACTATCCAACCCGATTATATCCCAATTTGAAATGATGCCTGCGTTAAGTGGGTCAATGGTATACAGTTTGGCTTTGGTGGAGAAGTATAATAACCCATCATTTTTATTATAGCTTAACCTTGGTCCTCCTTGTCCAACATTGCCAACGGTAGTCCAAGTATCATTCACAATGTCATATTTCATAAGGGGATAGGGGCTGCTTCGTCCAATAGAATACAATAATTTGTTTTCTTGGTCAATAGCGGCTGTCCAACTGCCCATAGGCATATCCGAAATAAATGTATAGGCCCCAGTTAATGGATCTACTTGAAATAGATCACCACTTCCATTTACGCAATATAAATAGTCTTCAACTCCTGGTTTCCCTGTGGAAGCCCTTTTTCCAGCCTCTGGAGCATATGTATATGATATAACATTAGATACGATATCAACTATTGCAGATGAATATTTAAAACCATCTTTTCTTCTTATGTACAATTGTTCAAAGTAGTCAGGAACAACAAAGGTGTGTTCAATTTTTCCTCCGGAAGGAACTCCACTAAAAAGAAGATGGTTAAGATTGTCCACTGAAATATCAAAATCCGTGACTTCCTCGTCTTCTTCGTTTAAATAGGTTACCGAATCTCCAATATTTACCTCATCACTATATGCATAAACGTCATATTTTATATTTGACTCATTGTCATTAATGGTCAAGGTTATTTCCTTTTCGGTATTAAATTCAAAATCAGTCGGAATTTGTAGTTCTGTGATTTCCAGTTCATCAATAGGTACCTCAACTTCAACTTCACCCTCAGGCTCCACTCCATCATCAAAACTATCCTTAACACAAGAGGTTATTAAAAACAGCAATGTGTAGCAAGAGGCAAACAAAATAATTTGGGACTTTTTCATTTTTTGCAATTATTTAGAATATGTTGTTAAAATTAGGTACGCCTAATTTGTAAAATTTATGTATTTGGTTGGTATACATTTAAGTGTCGATACATAGTATATATTTTACGACAAATGAATTTATACGCTTATAAAACACAAATTGAACGAAAAAGACTACAAAAACATATATTTTACCGATGAACGGTAATGTAAAGTTGTGAAATCTGAAAAAAGCGTGGCGAAAACTAAGTCCTTAATATTACCATGCTGATACTGATTTGTTGATGTTTATAGAAGAAACATGCCATATAATTACTAAAAAAACGCTCCATTTGGAGCGTTTTTGTATATAAAAAGATT contains:
- a CDS encoding LruC domain-containing protein gives rise to the protein MKKSQIILFASCYTLLFLITSCVKDSFDDGVEPEGEVEVEVPIDELEITELQIPTDFEFNTEKEITLTINDNESNIKYDVYAYSDEVNIGDSVTYLNEEDEEVTDFDISVDNLNHLLFSGVPSGGKIEHTFVVPDYFEQLYIRRKDGFKYSSAIVDIVSNVISYTYAPEAGKRASTGKPGVEDYLYCVNGSGDLFQVDPLTGAYTFISDMPMGSWTAAIDQENKLLYSIGRSSPYPLMKYDIVNDTWTTVGNVGQGGPRLSYNKNDGLLYFSTKAKLYTIDPLNAGIISNWDIIGLDSIQGGDMDLAEDGTIYVCTFSGLYKLDLNSDGDYDATRISGEDLPFKPTSMTIDSNQELWLADNLSNGNLIVMDTQTGGWEYRYGPNSTSGITFDRTINDLTTFSIIDDTVVDPDTDGDGITDSNDEFPDDPDKAFEQFTPSKYGWGTVAFEDLWPFLGDYDFNDTAINYRFVAVLNSDNMAVQLDIHFEVTSDGAGLTNAFGIELESIGPNLIESVTGTVLTEGFINVAANGVEQGQNRAVIILFDNNETMLNVPTTVTVKFTTPITTNQLGLAPFNAFLIVGGDRSKEIHLPNRLRTSLGINDTSVDGVNRDLDGNYATESGLPWAINIIHNFTPPKENIPVNQAYNFFNEWATSGGELYQDWYKDSDGYRNESDLQN